Part of the Penaeus vannamei isolate JL-2024 chromosome 9, ASM4276789v1, whole genome shotgun sequence genome is shown below.
TGGTGATTTCTCTTTGCATTTGGTACTGTTGATTTTTCTTCAGTACTTTCGGAGAACCATCTGTTATGCAATCTATGACAGTCGATGCTTTTTTCGATAAGTtcgagagaaaggaaggcaagTAAAGTCAGACAagcatatagacaaatataatttattaaaaaaaagtctTATCCTTTTAAATATTATCCTAAATAACAAGTAGTTACTTAAACATACATTGTCTTTAAGATTATGTTACAATCACAGTTAATGATATATATGCTTTCTTATGCTGCCTGTGGAATCTTCGGAGCCGTGACAGTCAACACGCCATCGGAAGACATTGCGGAAGTCACGGCCTCCATGTCCACTTTGCCTGGGAAGTTGAAATGTCGACAGAAGCTTTTCATGGACTTGAAgtcgccctcttccttttccactcgaccttccaccaccacctgatTATCTTCCACTCTGACCTTAACGTCTCCACTATTGAAGTCATGGACATCCAGTACAACCTGTATATAGAATCGAGTAGTATTTATTTTActagtttttttgtctttcatttttatattaatgAGTATCTAAATTGTTTGCGTGGCCTGTATTTTTTAAACCTAATCTTCAATCTGAAAAGTTTTTTAAACATATTTCTAttcatgtaaataaatgtttaaatTATTAGTTGGCGAACCACATGGATTTTAGATAGTTGAACTAACCTTATGATTGTGGTCGTCTTCGCTGAAGGCCATGACTTGGTTCTCCTGCTGCACTGGACGCATCACTAAGGCACTCTTGGCAACATCTTCATTCGAAATCTCGTGAAACTTCATGTTCTCAACTTAATTAAGATGATTGCTTTCTGTACAAGCCTGCGAAAAATGAATtaaatctttttgtgtgtgtttataaatatattccatCATCTATATGGTCATTTTTATATAGAAATAAGAACACATACgcgcactaacgcacacacacgcacacaaatacacacacacaagcacggatacacacacacataccctcatatatagagatatgcatatgtatatagatattgaatacaaataagcacatacatacgtacacacaaacacataatgggCCTTTTTGAGGAGAAACGCGAGCAAGccatggtttggtttggtttgcctCACCTTGCCGAATTCGTCAAAAACAGACCCAGCTTCCAGCTTGCTATCAATGTAAACAAACGCCCGCAATACGAGATATGAGTGACAGAATCATTCGCAGAAGGAAACAGAGTGGTCTCTGTTAGTAATGTTAGTGAAATTACCGACGAAGAAATCTTTTCATGTCGTGTTTTTGcattaatgaaaaagataaacgaaataaGAATTTTAAAATATCATCTACATATTGTGCCGCACAAAAGttatggaaaaagaaaagtaaatcgtCCACACACTTTAAAGCAAGACTAAAAGGTTATTATCTACTACTCATAACAAAGATGGGTCTTCCAAACTGCGAGTTTAGAATGGATATAACATGGGTAAATAAAAGCGCACTTCGAACATCCCAGGATAGGcattatacaattataaataaCTAGTACTTTTCTTCTTGAGAATAATAAAACTATCAATATACTCCATTTAATACTTCTGGTAGATAA
Proteins encoded:
- the LOC113820703 gene encoding protein lethal(2)essential for life-like, with translation MKFHEISNEDVAKSALVMRPVQQENQVMAFSEDDHNHKVVLDVHDFNSGDVKVRVEDNQVVVEGRVEKEEGDFKSMKSFCRHFNFPGKVDMEAVTSAMSSDGVLTVTAPKIPQAA